A single window of Mycolicibacterium aurum DNA harbors:
- a CDS encoding ATP-binding protein: protein MTEQFHLSRLQVINWGVFDGYHSIPFSAGGALIAGASGSGKSSLLDAISLGFLPFNRRNFNASGDNTAAGSSAGRRTVDKYVRGAWGQRSDGGTSRVMYLRGDGTAWSAVAVTYAGDSGRTVTGLVLKWLTGESRADSSSRFVLGDGDLDIEEICNRWAAGRFDTGVFKDDRGDGKSLGWRFTTKVESQYLAQLYATIGIRASDAAQQLLGKAKSLKSVGGLEQFVREFMLDEPESLGRLPEALKQIDPLVEARELLAVAQRKRKILGDIEKIQQRYASESTDLGIIDLVDLPMVRAYTDHVRLAQCPAQVGQLDTTIDQLENEYEDVTRSLNLAKAEADSLNAQISGSSANIAPLQSQVTAAETEAEQVERRRAAYEDMLSAQDLEVPDTAEEFWNLREELLGQATELLAKVERNREASTDAEYAQKAARITRDDAAKELKRVEHVGSALPEFALLMREQICGAVGLDAADLPYIAELMDLKPDQTRWRTAVEKVLRGVGLRLMVPDQHWTKVLAFVNETNMRGRLQLHHVRAKFLGATPVEPEPNTLAGKLFAVDPRHPCAAEAVDVVTGAGDHLCVDSPDVFARFRRAVTDTGLYKDSDRLAIKDDRSPLKQSDYLYQGDVSAKINALTVDLAAAEEAYQKARRVADDIAAQRQQWRDRAGACKAICEQFPQWSQIDTETADGHADRLREQYELLLADHPDIEALNGRADECWSQIQKFMTRRGAIQTRRDDLDQRRTRLLELSERLEPAFVSEPLTELLHRYAGQVPVSLELLDPEPHRDALFTAIKKEREQLRESRRRSYDELARILNTFDTAFPDAVPNDSDNFDERVHDYVALCRHIDERELPEAYERMMRLVTEQAPDAILTLHRVAEQETRRISDQIDRVNTGLGAVEFNRGTRLTLRATPRSLTAVAELTEIVRAISRRIAEVGLGDKQAILDQYADILRLRNRLASTAPEDKAWTRDALDVRNRFTFDCAEWDVASEELIRTHSNAGDNSGGEQEKLMAFCLAGALSFNLASPESGDNRPVFAQLMLDEAFSKSDPQFAQQALQAFRKFGFQLVIVATVQNATTIQPYIDSVVMVSKTEATGRNARPVATIATRTISEFGELRREMRASARVPAGV, encoded by the coding sequence ATGACTGAACAGTTCCACCTGTCCCGGCTGCAGGTCATCAACTGGGGTGTGTTCGACGGTTACCACTCGATCCCGTTCAGTGCGGGCGGCGCGCTGATCGCCGGTGCCTCAGGTAGCGGGAAATCCTCACTGCTGGATGCGATTTCACTGGGGTTCCTGCCGTTCAACCGGCGCAACTTCAACGCCTCCGGCGACAACACCGCAGCGGGTTCCAGCGCCGGGCGGCGCACCGTCGACAAGTATGTGCGCGGGGCCTGGGGCCAGCGCAGCGACGGTGGCACCAGCCGGGTGATGTACCTACGCGGGGACGGCACCGCCTGGTCGGCGGTGGCGGTCACCTACGCCGGCGACTCCGGACGCACCGTGACGGGCCTGGTGCTCAAGTGGCTGACCGGCGAGTCCCGGGCCGACTCCTCGAGCCGGTTCGTGCTGGGCGACGGCGATCTCGACATCGAGGAGATCTGCAACCGCTGGGCGGCAGGGCGTTTCGATACGGGCGTGTTCAAGGATGACCGGGGCGACGGGAAAAGTCTGGGCTGGCGGTTCACCACCAAGGTCGAGTCGCAGTACCTGGCTCAGCTGTACGCCACCATCGGGATCCGCGCATCGGATGCCGCCCAGCAGCTGCTGGGCAAGGCGAAATCGCTGAAAAGCGTTGGCGGGCTGGAACAGTTCGTCCGTGAGTTCATGCTGGACGAGCCGGAGAGCCTGGGCCGGCTGCCGGAGGCGCTCAAGCAGATCGACCCGCTGGTGGAGGCCCGCGAGCTGCTGGCGGTCGCACAGCGCAAACGCAAGATCCTCGGCGACATCGAGAAGATCCAGCAGCGCTACGCCTCCGAGTCCACGGATCTCGGCATCATCGACCTGGTGGACCTGCCCATGGTGCGGGCCTACACCGACCACGTACGGCTGGCCCAGTGCCCGGCGCAGGTCGGCCAGCTCGACACCACCATCGACCAACTCGAGAACGAATACGAAGACGTCACCCGCTCACTGAATCTGGCCAAGGCCGAGGCAGATTCGCTCAACGCTCAGATCAGCGGATCCAGCGCCAACATCGCCCCGCTGCAGTCACAGGTGACCGCCGCCGAGACCGAGGCCGAGCAGGTCGAGCGCCGGCGCGCCGCCTACGAGGACATGCTGTCCGCCCAGGATCTCGAGGTCCCCGACACCGCAGAGGAATTCTGGAATCTGCGCGAAGAGTTGCTGGGCCAGGCCACCGAGCTGCTGGCCAAGGTGGAACGCAACCGGGAGGCGTCCACCGACGCCGAGTACGCACAGAAGGCCGCGCGCATCACCCGCGACGACGCCGCCAAGGAGCTCAAGCGGGTCGAACACGTGGGCTCCGCGCTGCCCGAGTTCGCGTTGCTCATGCGTGAACAGATCTGCGGCGCCGTCGGTCTGGACGCGGCCGACCTGCCCTACATCGCGGAGCTGATGGACCTCAAGCCGGATCAGACCCGCTGGCGCACCGCGGTGGAGAAGGTGCTGCGCGGCGTCGGCCTGCGACTGATGGTGCCCGATCAGCACTGGACGAAGGTGCTGGCTTTCGTCAACGAGACGAACATGCGGGGCAGACTGCAGCTGCACCATGTCCGCGCGAAGTTCCTCGGCGCGACACCGGTGGAACCGGAGCCGAACACGTTGGCGGGCAAGCTCTTCGCCGTCGATCCCCGGCACCCTTGCGCGGCCGAGGCGGTCGACGTCGTCACCGGTGCCGGCGATCACCTCTGCGTCGACAGCCCGGACGTGTTCGCGCGGTTCCGCCGCGCGGTCACCGATACCGGTCTCTACAAGGACTCCGACCGCCTGGCCATCAAGGACGACCGCAGCCCGCTCAAGCAGTCCGACTACCTGTACCAGGGCGACGTGTCGGCGAAGATCAACGCCCTCACGGTGGACCTGGCGGCCGCCGAGGAGGCCTATCAGAAGGCACGGCGCGTCGCCGACGACATCGCGGCGCAACGCCAGCAGTGGCGCGACCGGGCAGGAGCGTGCAAGGCCATCTGCGAACAGTTCCCGCAGTGGAGCCAGATCGACACCGAGACCGCCGACGGTCACGCCGACCGGCTGCGCGAGCAGTACGAGCTGCTGCTGGCCGACCATCCCGACATCGAGGCGCTCAACGGCCGCGCGGACGAATGCTGGTCGCAGATCCAGAAATTCATGACCAGGCGCGGGGCCATCCAGACCCGTCGCGATGATCTCGATCAGCGGCGGACCAGGCTGCTGGAGCTCTCCGAGCGGCTGGAGCCGGCGTTCGTCTCGGAGCCGCTGACGGAGTTGCTGCACCGGTACGCGGGCCAGGTGCCGGTGAGCCTGGAGCTGCTCGACCCCGAACCGCACCGCGACGCGTTGTTCACTGCGATCAAGAAGGAACGCGAGCAGCTGCGGGAGAGCAGGCGCCGGTCCTACGACGAACTGGCGCGCATCCTGAACACGTTCGACACGGCATTCCCCGACGCGGTGCCCAACGACTCGGACAACTTCGACGAGCGGGTACACGACTATGTGGCCCTGTGCCGGCACATCGACGAACGGGAGCTGCCGGAAGCCTACGAGCGGATGATGCGCCTGGTCACCGAGCAGGCTCCGGACGCGATCCTCACGCTGCACCGGGTGGCCGAGCAGGAGACGCGCCGCATCAGCGACCAGATCGACCGCGTCAACACCGGTTTGGGGGCGGTGGAGTTCAACCGCGGCACCCGGCTGACACTGCGCGCCACCCCGCGCAGCCTGACCGCGGTGGCCGAGCTGACCGAGATCGTGCGGGCCATCTCGCGGCGCATCGCCGAAGTGGGCCTGGGCGACAAGCAGGCGATCCTTGATCAGTACGCCGACATCCTGCGGCTGCGTAACCGGCTGGCGTCGACGGCGCCGGAGGATAAGGCGTGGACGCGCGACGCCCTGGATGTGCGCAACCGCTTCACGTTCGACTGCGCGGAGTGGGACGTCGCCTCCGAGGAGCTGATCCGGACCCACAGCAACGCCGGGGACAACTCCGGTGGCGAGCAGGAGAAGCTGATGGCGTTCTGCCTGGCCGGTGCGCTGAGCTTCAACCTTGCCAGCCCCGAAAGTGGGGACAACCGGCCGGTTTTCGCGCAGCTGATGCTGGATGAGGCGTTCAGCAAGTCCGATCCGCAGTTCGCGCAGCAGGCACTGCAGGCGTTCCGTAAGTTCGGCTTCCAGCTGGTGATCGTGGCGACGGTGCAGAATGCGACCACCATTCAGCCGTATATCGACAGCGTGGTGATGGTCAGCAAGACAGAGGCGACGGGACGCAACGCACGCCCGGTCGCGACCATCGCCACCCGGACCATCTCGGAGTTCGGTGAGCTGCGCCGGGAGATGCGGGCGAGCGCGAGGGTGCCCGCGGGGGTGTGA
- a CDS encoding DUF4194 domain-containing protein — protein MTAEIDADLAAFSELPQVDQNARPPHQRRPRFDGDVSELPDRACWALQHLLTRRYISAETDSDIYAWVLEYRAQLSTRLSELDLLLRIVDSSDVAYVEQARYESARGMKLLRREPLGTYDSILALHLAQMMRAAGGQSVLISREEMHGLFSGVLNETDRDAVTFAGRVDGAIARLTGLEILRRSRDDEDSYTISPVITAVMTASVITELQQQFELLLTGGAPAGEEVELDD, from the coding sequence GTGACCGCCGAGATAGACGCCGACCTCGCCGCGTTTTCCGAACTGCCGCAGGTCGACCAGAACGCCCGTCCCCCGCACCAGCGCAGGCCACGGTTCGACGGCGACGTCTCCGAGCTCCCCGACCGTGCCTGCTGGGCGCTGCAGCACCTGCTGACACGCCGCTACATCAGCGCCGAGACCGACAGCGACATCTACGCCTGGGTGCTGGAGTACCGCGCCCAACTGAGCACCCGGCTCTCCGAACTGGACCTGCTGCTGCGCATCGTCGACAGCTCCGACGTCGCGTACGTCGAACAGGCCCGCTACGAGTCGGCACGGGGGATGAAGCTTCTCCGCCGCGAGCCACTGGGCACCTACGACTCGATCCTGGCGCTGCACCTGGCGCAGATGATGCGGGCCGCAGGCGGACAGAGCGTGCTGATCAGTCGCGAGGAGATGCACGGCCTGTTCTCCGGCGTGCTCAACGAAACCGACCGCGACGCCGTCACATTCGCGGGCCGCGTCGACGGTGCCATCGCGCGGCTGACCGGCTTGGAGATCCTGCGCAGGAGCCGTGACGACGAGGACAGCTACACCATCAGCCCGGTGATCACAGCAGTCATGACGGCCAGCGTGATCACCGAGTTGCAGCAGCAGTTCGAGCTGCTGCTCACCGGGGGCGCCCCCGCCGGCGAGGAGGTCGAGCTCGATGACTGA
- a CDS encoding DUF3375 domain-containing protein, which translates to MDDNATLSAATLLELNRDLQGSPAIRLLATSNLGLYATLMERHLSGGVTPETELVVHLERDLDDLDDAQSGLALIKSWASQGWLHRIVDPRSDQNVCYLTQDARRALDLVRGMRRNDTIATGGSINGIASRLKHVALKVGTDPARIRKSIEAEIEALHAELDELDKGERPRTDVDLTDSYDEARAIALQMERLITDIGQYATMIEQATAALDEPIDSNVEYRDRQRQMYADYQAAWDSQGRDSHRAFLRMINDPDQRAEFEADVAAVAGALPGLDPELRKVMAGFFELVGYQIDEVERIQQRCAQRVKRFTAFGTLEQSRGVARQLNEAIGAARALLRTSLIDSRIDLELPLARHAITSVGALSFKIGDLSSPKPAAAAAGTLDLASFSALTTQVDAPAMSDMLNAAVSKAPVSLPEAVEMLGRSGQGAYLGHVIVLWSWALKQQQPQASENDAEPGDSVTVRFRSLDGTDREIAVPDLMFTEPITTLAGVAQ; encoded by the coding sequence GTGGACGACAACGCGACGCTGTCGGCGGCCACCCTGCTCGAACTCAATCGCGACCTGCAGGGCTCGCCTGCGATCCGGTTGCTGGCCACCAGCAACCTCGGCCTTTACGCCACGTTGATGGAGCGTCACCTGTCCGGCGGCGTCACCCCCGAGACCGAGCTCGTCGTGCACCTGGAGCGCGACCTCGACGACCTCGACGACGCGCAGTCCGGACTCGCGCTGATCAAGTCCTGGGCCAGCCAAGGCTGGCTGCACCGCATCGTCGACCCACGCAGCGACCAGAACGTCTGCTACCTCACCCAGGATGCGCGGCGCGCACTCGATCTCGTACGAGGTATGCGCCGCAACGACACCATCGCCACCGGCGGCTCCATCAACGGCATCGCCTCCCGGCTCAAGCACGTCGCCCTGAAGGTCGGCACCGACCCGGCCCGGATCCGCAAAAGCATCGAGGCCGAGATCGAGGCGCTGCACGCCGAGCTCGACGAACTCGACAAGGGCGAACGTCCCCGGACCGACGTCGACCTCACCGACTCCTACGACGAAGCCCGCGCCATCGCCCTGCAGATGGAGCGGCTGATCACCGACATCGGCCAGTACGCCACCATGATCGAGCAGGCCACCGCCGCCCTCGACGAACCGATCGACAGCAACGTCGAGTACCGCGACCGGCAGCGCCAGATGTACGCCGACTACCAGGCCGCGTGGGACTCCCAGGGCCGCGACAGCCACCGCGCGTTCCTGCGGATGATCAACGACCCCGACCAGCGTGCCGAGTTCGAGGCCGACGTGGCCGCGGTCGCGGGCGCCCTGCCCGGTCTTGACCCGGAGCTGCGCAAGGTGATGGCGGGGTTCTTCGAGCTGGTGGGCTACCAGATCGACGAGGTGGAACGCATCCAGCAGCGGTGTGCGCAGCGCGTCAAACGGTTCACCGCCTTCGGCACGCTGGAGCAGAGCCGCGGCGTGGCGCGCCAGCTCAACGAGGCCATCGGCGCGGCGCGCGCCCTGCTGAGGACCAGCCTCATCGACTCGCGCATCGACCTCGAGCTTCCCCTGGCCCGCCACGCGATCACCTCCGTCGGCGCGCTGAGCTTCAAGATCGGCGACCTGTCCAGCCCCAAGCCGGCCGCAGCCGCCGCAGGCACGCTCGACCTCGCCAGCTTCTCCGCACTGACCACCCAGGTGGACGCGCCCGCGATGTCGGACATGCTCAACGCCGCGGTGTCCAAGGCCCCGGTGTCGCTGCCGGAGGCGGTCGAGATGCTCGGCCGTTCAGGACAGGGGGCCTACCTCGGGCATGTGATCGTGCTGTGGTCCTGGGCGCTCAAGCAGCAGCAACCGCAGGCATCCGAAAACGACGCCGAGCCAGGCGATTCGGTGACCGTCCGATTCCGCTCCCTCGACGGCACAGACCGCGAGATCGCCGTCCCCGACCTGATGTTCACCGAACCGATCACCACCCTTGCTGGAGTTGCACAGTGA
- a CDS encoding alpha/beta fold hydrolase, with amino-acid sequence MTVVFVHGNPETDAIWGPLLAVLGRDDVVLLSPPGFGAPLPDGFGATFLEYRDWLEAELEKLDGPVDLVGHDWGGGHVVNVVMHRPELIRSWATDVVGLFDEDYVWHDMAQVWQTPGAGEEMLQNMIGGGLPARTELMVSFGFPEDVAAAVAEHQNDDMITAILALYRSAAQPAMADAGRALESAATRPGLSLLATADPFIGQSDNRRRAADRAGARTEVLEGLGHWWMLEDPQRGAAALTEFWATLE; translated from the coding sequence ATGACGGTGGTGTTCGTACACGGCAATCCGGAGACCGACGCGATCTGGGGGCCGTTGCTCGCGGTGCTCGGCCGCGACGATGTGGTGCTGCTGTCGCCGCCCGGCTTCGGCGCCCCGCTGCCCGACGGGTTCGGCGCGACCTTCCTGGAATACCGCGATTGGCTGGAGGCCGAGTTGGAGAAGCTCGACGGCCCGGTCGATCTGGTCGGACACGACTGGGGCGGCGGGCACGTCGTCAACGTCGTGATGCACCGGCCCGAACTGATCCGTAGCTGGGCCACCGACGTGGTCGGGCTGTTCGACGAGGACTACGTCTGGCACGACATGGCTCAGGTGTGGCAGACCCCGGGTGCGGGCGAGGAGATGCTGCAGAACATGATCGGCGGCGGCCTGCCCGCACGCACGGAACTGATGGTCTCGTTCGGTTTTCCCGAGGACGTCGCGGCGGCCGTGGCCGAACATCAGAACGACGACATGATCACGGCGATCCTGGCGTTGTACCGGTCGGCGGCCCAGCCGGCGATGGCCGACGCGGGCCGCGCGCTGGAGTCGGCCGCGACTCGACCGGGGCTGTCGCTGTTGGCGACCGCGGACCCCTTCATCGGCCAGAGTGACAATCGGCGACGCGCCGCCGACCGGGCGGGTGCGCGTACCGAAGTGCTTGAGGGCCTAGGCCATTGGTGGATGCTCGAAGATCCGCAGCGCGGAGCTGCGGCGCTGACGGAATTCTGGGCCACCCTGGAGTGA
- a CDS encoding NAD(P)/FAD-dependent oxidoreductase: MSDAGLIVIGSGPAGIGAAEAFRARRPDAPLRIFTADTQQPYQRPPLSKEFLRGHTDDVAMDITTPLATDLSTPVQHIDLSNRIVTAGDAEYRYESLVLASGASPVPLPVPGGDQALQLRSLDDAKRLREATNSAKTAVVVGAGFIGCEAAASFAAQGLSVTLVAPDEAPQQKRLGDEAGKQLLRLVEATGVRFIGGTKVTSLRDGSVQLDDGTVLDADLVLAATGVSPNAGLAEAAGITLRDGHIPVGADMSTGFDGVYAAGDVAFAVNAGAGRALAVEHWQDAADQGEIAGARAAGDDDATWSGVPGFWTTIGDTDVKYHAWGDGYQRSRLIERTGGFTVWYESDGAVVGVLTCNADDDYEQGEELITAGKPAPVPMS; the protein is encoded by the coding sequence ATGAGTGACGCAGGCTTGATCGTGATAGGAAGTGGACCGGCCGGCATCGGCGCCGCGGAGGCGTTCCGCGCGCGCAGGCCCGACGCCCCGCTGCGGATCTTCACCGCCGACACCCAGCAGCCCTATCAGCGCCCGCCACTGAGCAAGGAGTTCCTGCGCGGCCACACCGACGACGTCGCGATGGACATCACGACACCACTCGCGACCGACCTGAGCACACCTGTCCAGCACATCGACTTGAGCAACCGGATTGTCACTGCAGGTGACGCCGAATACCGGTATGAGTCACTGGTGCTGGCGTCGGGGGCCAGTCCGGTACCGCTGCCGGTGCCGGGCGGCGACCAGGCCCTGCAGTTGCGATCCCTCGACGACGCCAAGCGCCTGCGCGAGGCGACCAACTCCGCGAAAACCGCCGTCGTGGTCGGGGCGGGATTCATCGGCTGCGAGGCCGCTGCTTCCTTTGCCGCACAGGGTCTTTCCGTGACTCTCGTGGCCCCGGACGAGGCGCCGCAGCAGAAACGGCTCGGCGACGAGGCGGGAAAGCAGCTCCTGCGGCTCGTCGAGGCCACCGGGGTGCGATTCATCGGAGGCACGAAGGTCACGTCTCTGCGCGACGGCTCTGTCCAGCTCGACGACGGCACGGTGCTCGATGCTGACCTGGTCCTCGCCGCGACGGGCGTCAGCCCCAACGCCGGATTGGCCGAGGCCGCCGGAATCACATTGCGGGACGGTCACATTCCGGTCGGCGCCGATATGAGCACCGGGTTCGACGGCGTATACGCGGCGGGCGACGTGGCATTCGCGGTCAATGCGGGGGCAGGCCGGGCGCTCGCCGTCGAGCACTGGCAGGACGCCGCAGACCAGGGCGAGATCGCCGGTGCGCGAGCCGCCGGCGACGACGACGCGACATGGTCCGGCGTTCCCGGCTTCTGGACCACGATCGGCGATACAGATGTCAAGTACCACGCCTGGGGAGACGGCTACCAGCGGAGCCGGCTGATCGAGCGGACCGGCGGATTCACCGTCTGGTACGAGTCCGACGGCGCCGTCGTGGGCGTGCTCACCTGCAACGCCGACGACGACTACGAGCAGGGCGAAGAGCTGATCACCGCGGGCAAGCCCGCCCCGGTACCGATGTCCTGA
- a CDS encoding flavin monoamine oxidase family protein — MVDVDYCVVGAGFAGLSAALRLKQAGHSVTLLEARDRVGGRTFTETRSDGSWIDRGGAWIGPGQDRIYALMQEFGIPEYKQYAEGQAMMCIDGKTYRYHGTIPLTMSPFAVANIGAVFLELTQMCKSIPADAPWNAPKAKHWDKLTWAKWVEGHTLSKPARQLLESAVAGLYTSAASEVSLLFALYQMACSGGPGFVLGVKDAAEDARPVGGMGAIYRAIAAELGDAVHPSQPVRSITQDADSVSVRSDDMAVRARRVVVAVPLCIASQIIYEPLLSVDRHFLHQRMPSGAVFKIAMIYDEPWWRADGLSGQSFGPGTFANLTIDSCTDTATSGILTAITEGPDARRLCTLGADERRQAMLSAVAERFGDRALSPIDYVEQNWTVERYSGGGMICHAPPGVLTEFGHALREPCGRIHWAGTESSAHMYGFIDGAVRSGERAALEVVEHDAMTHV; from the coding sequence ATGGTGGACGTGGACTACTGCGTGGTGGGTGCGGGTTTCGCCGGGTTGAGCGCCGCGCTGCGCCTCAAGCAGGCCGGACATTCTGTGACGCTGTTGGAAGCCCGCGACCGGGTGGGCGGGCGCACATTCACCGAGACCCGCTCGGACGGTTCGTGGATCGACCGAGGCGGCGCGTGGATCGGTCCGGGGCAGGATCGGATCTACGCGTTGATGCAGGAATTCGGCATCCCGGAGTACAAACAGTACGCCGAGGGTCAGGCCATGATGTGCATCGACGGCAAGACGTACAGATACCACGGCACCATCCCGCTGACCATGAGTCCGTTCGCCGTCGCCAACATCGGTGCGGTGTTCCTCGAGCTCACCCAGATGTGCAAGTCCATCCCGGCGGACGCGCCGTGGAACGCGCCCAAGGCTAAGCACTGGGACAAACTGACATGGGCCAAGTGGGTCGAGGGCCACACGTTGTCCAAGCCCGCACGGCAGCTGCTGGAGTCCGCCGTCGCCGGGTTGTATACCTCGGCCGCCTCCGAGGTCTCGCTGCTGTTCGCGCTCTACCAGATGGCGTGCTCGGGTGGGCCGGGCTTCGTCCTCGGAGTGAAAGATGCCGCCGAGGACGCCCGGCCGGTCGGGGGCATGGGCGCGATCTACCGCGCGATCGCCGCCGAACTCGGCGACGCCGTCCACCCGTCTCAGCCCGTGCGCAGCATCACTCAGGACGCCGACAGCGTCAGCGTTCGCTCGGACGACATGGCGGTGCGGGCCCGTCGGGTCGTGGTCGCCGTACCGCTCTGCATCGCCTCGCAGATCATCTACGAGCCGCTGCTGTCGGTGGATCGTCACTTCCTGCACCAGCGCATGCCCAGCGGCGCGGTGTTCAAGATCGCAATGATCTACGACGAGCCCTGGTGGCGGGCCGACGGGCTGTCCGGCCAGTCGTTCGGGCCCGGCACGTTCGCCAACCTCACCATCGATTCCTGCACGGACACAGCAACATCCGGGATCCTGACAGCTATCACCGAAGGTCCCGACGCGCGACGGCTGTGCACGCTCGGCGCCGACGAACGGAGGCAGGCGATGCTGTCCGCGGTCGCCGAACGGTTCGGGGACAGAGCGCTGTCACCGATCGACTACGTCGAACAGAACTGGACCGTGGAGCGCTATTCCGGTGGTGGGATGATCTGCCACGCTCCACCCGGCGTGCTCACCGAGTTCGGACATGCGTTGCGCGAGCCGTGCGGACGGATTCACTGGGCCGGAACAGAATCGTCGGCACACATGTACGGATTCATCGACGGCGCCGTGCGCTCCGGCGAACGGGCGGCGCTCGAGGTCGTCGAACATGACGCCATGACGCACGTCTGA
- a CDS encoding baeRF11 domain-containing protein → MVTRYQLPDTNDLRRLGEPHEMAITVYVETLPGPDQRTNNLLTAKSAVDRMLRELRERATPRGVEQRLRERWEKIAESDVWLRLSRSLAIFIADDFHEVYVLPNALLNQSQLGAYFDIGQLVRAVTTPQEAYALTLSANGWNLWHATATSRAEEMTLLGDHPTDVADATNRATVRDRDHVRRLVGDEGKKVLLETYARRVAEAVEAELGHVDPAAHTPLFVFASDPILSIYRGLDSKHEIIPVPGAPDSLRPDQVDDTIRASLSELNTRRTDALVDTIGDGVARGLVATDLADIARAAVAGAISTLVYDFTVDVIGRFNEANGRVTYGNGGYDLLSRIAIMVLDRGGDVVAVRPAEVTADIWNGTAVAALRFPLS, encoded by the coding sequence ATGGTGACGCGATACCAACTGCCCGATACGAACGACCTGCGCCGGCTCGGAGAACCGCACGAGATGGCCATCACGGTCTACGTGGAGACGCTGCCCGGACCCGATCAACGCACCAACAACCTGCTGACCGCCAAGAGCGCTGTCGACCGCATGTTGCGCGAGCTCCGAGAACGCGCCACCCCTCGCGGCGTTGAGCAGCGCCTGCGTGAGCGATGGGAAAAGATTGCGGAATCCGATGTCTGGCTGCGCCTTTCGCGCTCGCTAGCCATCTTCATCGCCGACGATTTTCACGAGGTGTACGTCCTGCCCAACGCTCTGCTCAACCAGTCGCAGTTGGGGGCGTACTTCGACATCGGCCAGTTGGTTCGGGCCGTCACCACACCGCAGGAAGCGTACGCGCTGACGTTGTCGGCCAACGGCTGGAATCTCTGGCACGCCACCGCCACGTCGCGCGCAGAAGAGATGACTCTGCTCGGCGACCACCCCACCGACGTCGCCGACGCGACCAACAGGGCGACCGTTCGTGACCGCGACCACGTGCGCCGGCTCGTCGGCGACGAAGGCAAGAAGGTGCTGCTGGAGACGTACGCGAGACGCGTGGCGGAGGCGGTCGAGGCCGAGCTGGGTCACGTCGATCCTGCCGCGCACACACCGCTCTTCGTGTTCGCATCCGACCCGATACTGAGCATCTACCGCGGACTGGACAGCAAGCACGAGATTATTCCGGTGCCCGGTGCGCCCGACTCGCTGCGACCCGATCAAGTCGACGACACCATCCGGGCGTCGCTGTCGGAGCTCAACACACGCCGCACCGATGCGCTGGTCGACACCATCGGCGACGGCGTCGCCCGTGGGCTGGTCGCCACCGACCTCGCAGACATCGCTCGCGCCGCGGTTGCCGGGGCGATCTCCACGCTGGTCTACGACTTCACCGTGGACGTCATCGGGCGGTTCAACGAGGCCAACGGTCGGGTGACCTACGGCAACGGCGGGTACGACCTGCTGTCGCGCATCGCGATCATGGTGCTCGACAGGGGCGGCGACGTGGTTGCGGTGCGTCCGGCCGAGGTCACCGCCGACATCTGGAACGGTACGGCGGTCGCCGCGCTCCGGTTCCCGCTGTCCTGA
- a CDS encoding sulfite exporter TauE/SafE family protein, with translation MLEIAIVILAGLAAGGINAVVGSGTLVTFPVLIALGYPPVVATMSNAIGLVAGGVSGAWGYRREIAAQRRTVMALLPASAAGALTGSFLLLALPDDTFEVVVPVLLVAALGLVVVQPRLQKWVARRRPGAAPVVSPGLVVAVYLAGVYGGYFAAAQGVLLMGVLGVLLAQDLQMSNGLKNLLVGAVNLIAAITYTVVAFDRIAWTVAGAVAAGALAGGWLGAKYGRLLSPVWLRVVIVALGLTALLRMVMAG, from the coding sequence GTGCTGGAGATCGCGATCGTCATCCTGGCAGGGCTGGCGGCGGGCGGGATCAACGCCGTGGTGGGCTCGGGCACCCTAGTGACCTTCCCCGTGCTGATCGCGCTTGGCTATCCGCCGGTGGTCGCGACCATGAGCAACGCGATCGGTCTGGTGGCGGGAGGGGTCAGCGGCGCGTGGGGGTATCGGCGGGAGATCGCCGCCCAGCGACGGACCGTGATGGCCCTGCTGCCGGCGTCGGCCGCAGGCGCGCTGACGGGCTCCTTCCTGCTCCTGGCGCTGCCCGACGACACCTTCGAGGTCGTGGTTCCGGTGCTGCTCGTCGCGGCGCTCGGCCTGGTCGTCGTGCAACCGCGGCTGCAGAAGTGGGTGGCCAGGCGGCGTCCCGGCGCAGCGCCGGTGGTGAGTCCCGGGCTGGTCGTCGCGGTATACCTGGCCGGTGTCTACGGCGGGTACTTCGCTGCCGCACAGGGCGTTCTGTTGATGGGCGTGCTGGGGGTGCTCTTGGCGCAGGACCTTCAGATGTCCAACGGTCTGAAGAATCTTCTGGTCGGCGCGGTCAACCTGATAGCGGCGATCACGTACACGGTCGTGGCGTTCGACCGCATCGCGTGGACGGTGGCCGGCGCCGTCGCGGCGGGCGCGCTGGCCGGCGGCTGGCTGGGCGCCAAGTACGGTCGTCTGCTGAGCCCGGTCTGGCTGCGGGTCGTGATCGTGGCTCTGGGACTCACCGCGCTGCTCCGGATGGTCATGGCCGGCTGA